A genome region from Crossiella equi includes the following:
- a CDS encoding carbohydrate ABC transporter permease, with the protein MTVRFVVRRLGFHALIAVVLAFFAVPMLWLASAPFDAKPGLGLRWPEWTLDNVGTTLAHPYALSSLLNSLVLCGLATVVTTVCAALASYALSRVRIPGRDVLLYVLLLLSSVVTGTAAMVPIFVMMFQLGLINSQYGTALVLAGGMLPAAIFILKDFMDSVPRSYEESARVFGASPGQVLRHVVLPVARPGIATILVWAFVNAWGNFLLPFLVLRDVDAQPAAVLLRTLQDEGGSANLTVIPVFSLLYSIPVVVLYLVVSKRYGFRFHGGIKS; encoded by the coding sequence ATGACGGTCCGGTTCGTGGTGCGCCGCCTGGGTTTCCACGCGCTCATCGCGGTGGTGCTGGCCTTCTTCGCGGTGCCGATGCTGTGGCTGGCCAGCGCGCCCTTCGACGCCAAGCCCGGCCTGGGCCTGCGCTGGCCGGAGTGGACCCTGGACAACGTCGGCACCACCCTGGCCCACCCGTACGCGCTGTCCTCGCTGCTGAACTCGCTGGTGCTGTGCGGCCTGGCCACGGTCGTGACCACGGTGTGCGCGGCGCTGGCCAGCTACGCCCTCTCCCGCGTGCGCATTCCGGGCCGGGACGTGCTGCTGTACGTCCTGCTCCTGCTCTCCAGCGTGGTCACCGGCACCGCCGCGATGGTGCCGATCTTCGTGATGATGTTCCAGCTGGGCCTGATCAACTCCCAGTACGGCACCGCGCTGGTGCTGGCGGGCGGCATGCTGCCCGCGGCCATCTTCATCCTCAAGGACTTCATGGACTCGGTGCCGCGCTCCTACGAGGAGTCGGCGCGGGTGTTCGGGGCCTCGCCGGGCCAGGTGCTGCGGCACGTGGTGCTGCCGGTGGCGCGGCCCGGGATCGCCACGATCCTGGTGTGGGCCTTCGTCAACGCCTGGGGCAACTTCCTGCTGCCGTTCCTGGTGCTGCGCGACGTCGACGCGCAGCCCGCCGCGGTGCTGCTGCGCACGCTGCAGGACGAGGGCGGCAGCGCCAACCTCACCGTGATCCCGGTGTTCTCACTGCTGTACTCGATACCGGTGGTGGTGCTGTACCTCGTCGTCAGCAAGCGCTACGGGTTCCGCTTCCACGGAGGGATCAAGAGCTGA
- a CDS encoding carbohydrate ABC transporter permease produces MSTRADVAGLGRARASAFVLPALLLIAVFLLFPALWTLYIGITDYQLTGPAAASPRVTGADNFLAALQDALFRNSLWLTALFVLGSAVLGQNLLGFGLAWLLRGARPWLRRLTEGTVLLAWILPSTVVAYLWFAVLDRDGGTLNLLLGSPGTAWLVEYPLVAIIVFNTWRGTAFSMLLYSSALGGVPPSQLETARLVGASGWQTVRDVVFPHIRGHVLTNTLLISLWTANDFTPFLLTSGGPNHASETLPVFIYRQALEGGQLGYASAISLLLLVANLLVSGLYLRLLRRRS; encoded by the coding sequence ATGTCGACGCGGGCTGACGTCGCCGGACTGGGCCGGGCCAGGGCGAGCGCCTTCGTCCTGCCCGCGCTGCTGCTGATCGCGGTGTTCCTGCTGTTCCCGGCGCTGTGGACGCTCTACATCGGCATCACCGACTACCAGCTCACCGGCCCGGCCGCGGCCAGCCCCCGGGTCACCGGCGCGGACAACTTCCTGGCCGCGCTCCAGGACGCCCTGTTCCGCAACTCGCTGTGGCTGACCGCGCTGTTCGTGCTCGGCTCGGCGGTCCTCGGCCAGAACCTGCTCGGCTTCGGCCTGGCCTGGCTGCTGCGCGGGGCGCGGCCGTGGCTGCGACGACTGACCGAGGGCACGGTACTGCTGGCGTGGATCCTGCCCAGCACCGTGGTGGCCTACCTGTGGTTCGCGGTGCTGGACCGCGACGGCGGCACGCTGAACCTGCTGCTGGGCTCGCCGGGCACGGCCTGGCTGGTGGAGTACCCGCTGGTCGCGATCATCGTGTTCAACACCTGGCGCGGCACCGCCTTCTCCATGCTGCTGTACTCCTCGGCGCTGGGCGGCGTGCCGCCCTCGCAGCTGGAGACCGCGCGCCTGGTCGGGGCCAGCGGCTGGCAGACCGTGCGGGACGTGGTGTTCCCGCACATCCGGGGCCACGTGCTGACCAACACGCTGCTGATCAGCCTGTGGACGGCCAACGACTTCACCCCGTTCCTGCTCACCTCGGGCGGGCCCAACCACGCCTCGGAGACGCTGCCGGTCTTCATCTACCGGCAGGCACTGGAGGGCGGGCAGCTCGGCTACGCCTCGGCGATCTCGCTGCTGCTGCTCGTGGCCAACCTGCTGGTCTCCGGTCTGTACCTGCGACTGCTGCGGAGGCGCTCATGA